A single region of the Lates calcarifer isolate ASB-BC8 linkage group LG3, TLL_Latcal_v3, whole genome shotgun sequence genome encodes:
- the LOC127138986 gene encoding C-type lectin domain family 4 member A isoform X1, which translates to MSSDTQAKKLNLKVRYNRRVQGDSGEGERSERVEILKNEDQFINMGLQKTGPGSERNLPGAKRSSFRVTAVILGVFYFLILVGVFTRYILVTVQRDQLNIMYEQLKHEYDNLSISYNQSQQEVDMLKGKGCPDGWMRSGSSCYYRFTESKSLNESREDCEARGGQLMILNSTEKQRFEQEAGKEAFVQLCG; encoded by the exons ATGTCTTCAGATACTCAAGCTAAAAAATTGAATCTGAAGGTGAGATATAACCGACGAGTCCAAGGGGAcagtggagaaggagagaggagtgagagagtggAGATCCTAAAGAATGAAGACCAGTTCATCAATATGGGACTACAGAAAACTG GACCAGGCAGTGAAAGGAATCTTCCAGGTGCAAAAAGAAGCAGTTTCAGAGTCACTGCTGTGATTCTGggggtgttttattttctgatactTGTTGGAGTCTTCACACGCT ATATTTTAGTCACTGTGCAGAGAGACCAGCTCAACATCATGTATGAACAGCTGAAACATGAATATGACAACCTGAGCATCAGTTACAACCAGTCACAGCAGGAAGTAGACATGCTGAAGG GGAAGGGCTGTCCGGACGGATGGATGAGAAGTGGGTCCAGTTGTTACTATAGATTCACAGAGAGCAAAAGTTTGAATGAGAGCAGAGAAGACTGTGAGGCGAGAGGAGGACAGCTGATGATcttaaacagcacagagaaacaa AGATTCGAACAAGAAGCAGGTAAAGAGGCATTCGTTCAGCTGTGTGGCTGA
- the LOC127138986 gene encoding C-type lectin domain family 9 member A isoform X2 — translation MSSDTQAKKLNLKVRYNRRVQGDSGEGERSERVEILKNEDQFINMGLQKTDILVTVQRDQLNIMYEQLKHEYDNLSISYNQSQQEVDMLKGKGCPDGWMRSGSSCYYRFTESKSLNESREDCEARGGQLMILNSTEKQRFEQEAGKEAFVQLCG, via the exons ATGTCTTCAGATACTCAAGCTAAAAAATTGAATCTGAAGGTGAGATATAACCGACGAGTCCAAGGGGAcagtggagaaggagagaggagtgagagagtggAGATCCTAAAGAATGAAGACCAGTTCATCAATATGGGACTACAGAAAACTG ATATTTTAGTCACTGTGCAGAGAGACCAGCTCAACATCATGTATGAACAGCTGAAACATGAATATGACAACCTGAGCATCAGTTACAACCAGTCACAGCAGGAAGTAGACATGCTGAAGG GGAAGGGCTGTCCGGACGGATGGATGAGAAGTGGGTCCAGTTGTTACTATAGATTCACAGAGAGCAAAAGTTTGAATGAGAGCAGAGAAGACTGTGAGGCGAGAGGAGGACAGCTGATGATcttaaacagcacagagaaacaa AGATTCGAACAAGAAGCAGGTAAAGAGGCATTCGTTCAGCTGTGTGGCTGA